One stretch of Croceibacterium atlanticum DNA includes these proteins:
- a CDS encoding epimerase has translation MHLFIFGLGYSGGFIKQALERRGWRVSASGSAGDHAFDDEDRIRATLSNASHVLSSVPPTQGEDPVLARYGDALNHGWLGYLSSTGVYGDAGGAWVDETAPTGHGRRSARSQCDAEWLARGARVFRLPGIYGPGRSAFDRVRDGRAKRIDLPAQVFSRVHVQDIATGVVAGLDGPPGAYNLADDLPTSQNLVIEEACRLLGLEPPPMLSLEEADLSPMARGFYSENRRVANGKARRVLGWRPRFPDYRSGLMELLAG, from the coding sequence ATGCATCTGTTCATATTCGGACTTGGATATTCCGGCGGCTTTATCAAGCAGGCTTTGGAAAGGCGCGGTTGGCGCGTGAGCGCGAGCGGCAGCGCGGGCGATCACGCCTTCGACGATGAAGATCGAATCCGCGCGACCCTTTCCAACGCCAGCCACGTGCTGTCCTCCGTCCCGCCCACGCAGGGGGAAGACCCGGTGCTTGCCCGGTATGGCGACGCGCTGAACCATGGCTGGCTGGGCTATCTTTCCTCCACCGGAGTTTATGGAGATGCTGGCGGCGCCTGGGTGGATGAAACCGCGCCGACCGGGCACGGACGCAGATCGGCGCGCAGCCAGTGCGATGCCGAATGGCTGGCCCGCGGGGCGCGGGTGTTCCGCCTGCCGGGCATTTACGGGCCGGGCCGCAGCGCTTTTGACCGGGTGCGCGACGGGCGGGCGAAGCGGATAGATCTTCCCGCGCAGGTTTTCAGCCGGGTGCATGTGCAGGACATCGCCACTGGGGTGGTTGCCGGGCTGGACGGGCCGCCGGGCGCCTACAATCTGGCGGACGATCTGCCCACCAGCCAGAACCTGGTGATAGAGGAGGCCTGCCGCCTGCTCGGCCTCGAACCGCCGCCCATGCTGTCATTGGAGGAAGCCGATCTTTCCCCCATGGCGCGCGGCTTTTATTCAGAGAACCGCCGCGTCGCGAATGGCAAGGCCAGGCGCGTTCTTGGCTGGCGGCCGCGTTTCCCCGATTATCGCAGCGGGCTGATGGAACTCTTGGCAGGATAG
- the pepN gene encoding aminopeptidase N has protein sequence MDIVDTQATPDGNPEMADAAPEPKAPPLIRREDYTPFPWLVPEIALDFDLGLDRTRIRSALTVQRNSAAVPNDMIRLNGDGLTPVEVKVDGEAINDWSMDDADLMLPLRGDSHLVEVITEIDPSANSQLMGLYASNGMLCTQCEAEGFRRITFFPDRPDVLSTYRVRMEGPKDQFPVLLSNGNCVAEGEAGNGRHWAEWHDPWRKPSYLFALVAGDLVANRDSFTTRSGRKVDLAIWVREGDLERTGHAMESLKNSMKWDEETFGREYDLDLFNIVAVSDFNMGAMENKGLNIFNTKYVLADTETATDGDYDAIEGVIGHEYFHNWSGNRITCRDWFQLSLKEGFTVLRDQLFSADMGSEPVKRIEDVRILRSVQFPEDSGPLAHPIRPDSYREISNFYTATVYNKGAEVIRMMRTMAGPEAFRKGTDLYFDRHDGEAATCEDFVSSIEEGAGLDLGQFRLWYSQAGTPKLSVRLDHAGETATLHLSQQVPATPGQAEKKPMPIPLRIALFDPETGRHDGEKLVVLTEAEANFSFDGFARKPILSINRGFSAPVSIDRRIDSEDLVFLAANDDDPFARYEAMQDLVVGHLREAISGSLDQAGISAGRAAIRKALSAILQDDALDDLMRGELMIMPSQSYLAEQMLVADPAAIHREREGLKAWLAGELGSELLALHDRAGSVSAGSDAAARGARKVRGQALAYLAAGDADRAARLASAQYDAAANMTERQSALVALAGLEVPQRAERLKDFYDRYRGNALVIDKWFAIQAQSLHPDALQHVKALADHPDFTLRNPNRVRSLYMAFAVNPHAFHAADGEGYRMIADLILALDPINPQTAARFVPPLGRWRRIEPGRAELMRAQLERIAAAPNLSRDTHEQVSRSLG, from the coding sequence ATGGATATAGTCGACACGCAAGCAACGCCCGATGGCAATCCCGAGATGGCCGATGCCGCGCCCGAACCGAAAGCGCCGCCGCTGATTCGGCGGGAAGATTACACGCCGTTCCCGTGGCTGGTGCCGGAAATCGCGCTGGATTTCGATCTTGGCCTCGACCGTACACGGATTCGCTCCGCACTGACCGTGCAGCGCAATTCCGCCGCCGTGCCGAACGATATGATTCGCCTCAATGGCGATGGGCTGACCCCGGTCGAAGTGAAGGTGGATGGCGAAGCGATCAATGACTGGTCGATGGACGATGCCGACCTGATGCTGCCCCTGCGCGGGGATAGCCATCTGGTGGAAGTGATCACCGAAATCGATCCTTCCGCCAACAGCCAGCTCATGGGCCTCTATGCTTCCAACGGGATGCTTTGCACCCAGTGCGAGGCTGAAGGATTCCGCCGGATCACCTTCTTCCCTGACAGGCCGGACGTGCTGTCCACCTATCGCGTGCGGATGGAAGGGCCGAAGGACCAGTTTCCCGTGCTGCTTTCCAACGGCAATTGCGTGGCCGAAGGCGAGGCGGGAAATGGCCGGCACTGGGCGGAATGGCACGATCCATGGCGCAAGCCTTCCTATCTCTTCGCGCTGGTTGCGGGCGATCTGGTCGCCAATCGCGACAGTTTCACCACCCGTTCGGGCCGCAAGGTCGATCTCGCCATCTGGGTGCGGGAAGGCGATCTGGAACGGACCGGCCACGCGATGGAATCGCTGAAAAACAGCATGAAATGGGACGAGGAGACATTCGGCCGCGAATATGATCTCGACCTGTTCAACATCGTTGCCGTCAGCGATTTCAACATGGGCGCGATGGAGAACAAGGGCCTCAACATCTTCAATACGAAATATGTCCTGGCCGATACCGAAACCGCGACCGATGGCGATTATGATGCGATCGAAGGCGTGATCGGCCACGAATATTTTCACAATTGGTCAGGCAATCGCATCACCTGCCGCGATTGGTTCCAGCTTTCGCTGAAAGAAGGCTTCACCGTCCTGCGCGATCAATTGTTCAGCGCCGATATGGGCAGCGAGCCGGTGAAGCGGATCGAGGATGTGCGCATTTTGCGTTCAGTCCAGTTCCCGGAAGACAGCGGGCCGCTGGCACATCCGATCCGGCCGGATTCCTATCGCGAAATTTCCAACTTCTACACCGCGACCGTCTATAACAAGGGGGCAGAGGTCATCCGCATGATGCGGACCATGGCCGGGCCGGAAGCCTTCCGCAAAGGCACGGATCTCTATTTCGATCGGCATGACGGCGAAGCGGCGACCTGCGAGGATTTCGTATCCTCGATCGAGGAAGGGGCCGGGCTGGATCTCGGCCAGTTCCGCCTCTGGTATAGTCAGGCAGGCACGCCGAAACTGTCCGTCAGGCTCGATCATGCGGGCGAAACAGCCACGTTACATCTCTCGCAGCAGGTGCCGGCAACGCCCGGACAGGCGGAAAAGAAGCCGATGCCGATCCCGCTGCGCATCGCCCTGTTCGATCCCGAAACCGGCCGCCATGACGGGGAAAAGCTGGTTGTTCTGACCGAGGCTGAAGCGAACTTCAGCTTTGACGGATTTGCTCGGAAACCGATCCTGTCCATCAATCGCGGTTTCTCCGCCCCCGTTTCCATCGACCGCCGGATCGATAGCGAGGATCTGGTGTTCCTCGCCGCCAATGATGACGATCCTTTCGCCCGTTATGAGGCGATGCAGGATCTGGTGGTTGGCCATTTGCGCGAAGCGATTTCCGGCTCGCTCGATCAGGCCGGAATTTCGGCGGGCCGCGCCGCCATCCGCAAGGCCTTGTCCGCGATCCTGCAGGACGATGCGCTGGACGATCTGATGCGCGGCGAATTGATGATCATGCCCAGCCAGTCCTATCTGGCGGAACAGATGCTTGTGGCTGATCCGGCGGCGATCCATCGCGAGCGTGAAGGGCTGAAGGCATGGCTCGCGGGGGAACTGGGCAGCGAATTGCTGGCCCTGCATGATCGGGCCGGTTCGGTGTCTGCCGGCTCGGACGCAGCGGCACGGGGCGCGCGCAAGGTGCGGGGTCAGGCCCTGGCCTATCTTGCGGCGGGCGACGCGGATCGCGCCGCCAGGCTTGCTTCCGCGCAATATGATGCAGCCGCCAATATGACCGAACGGCAGAGCGCCCTCGTGGCGCTGGCCGGGCTGGAAGTGCCCCAGCGTGCCGAACGGTTGAAGGACTTCTACGATCGCTATCGCGGCAATGCCCTGGTGATCGACAAATGGTTCGCGATCCAGGCGCAGTCGCTGCATCCTGATGCGTTGCAACATGTGAAGGCGCTGGCCGATCATCCGGACTTCACCCTGCGCAATCCGAACAGGGTGCGTTCACTCTATATGGCCTTTGCTGTGAATCCCCATGCGTTCCATGCGGCCGATGGCGAAGGTTATCGGATGATCGCCGATCTCATTCTCGCTCTCGATCCGATCAATCCGCAAACCGCGGCGCGTTTCGTGCCGCCGCTCGGGCGCTGGCGCCGGATCGAACCGGGGCGCGCGGAATTGATGCGTGCTCAGCTGGAACGGATCGCCGCAGCGCCGAATCTGTCGCGCGACACGCATGAACAGGTATCCCGCAGCCTTGGCTGA
- the pgeF gene encoding peptidoglycan editing factor PgeF, which produces MNRYPAALADPVEVIRSSALGTVPHGFLGRRGGVSTGAVSGLNAGFGADDDTENVRENRRLAAEAVLPGASFLTAYQVHSPDVAVVDKAWKHEDRPRADALVTRTPGLLLGILTADCAPVLLADADAGVIGAAHAGWRGAHGGVLEAVVAEMERLGARPENIAASIGPAIAQPSYEVDAPFREKFGEGDEIFFIPGREGRWQFDLEAYVARRLADAGVGRIDPLGLDTYADPERFFSYRLATHNGEPNYGRQISLIGLA; this is translated from the coding sequence ATGAACAGGTATCCCGCAGCCTTGGCTGACCCGGTCGAAGTTATCCGTTCATCGGCGCTGGGAACGGTTCCGCATGGCTTTCTGGGCCGGCGGGGCGGCGTGTCGACAGGCGCGGTTTCGGGGCTGAATGCCGGTTTCGGCGCGGATGACGATACCGAAAATGTGCGGGAGAATCGCCGGCTCGCGGCAGAAGCCGTGCTGCCCGGCGCGAGCTTCCTCACCGCATATCAGGTGCATTCGCCCGATGTCGCCGTGGTGGACAAGGCCTGGAAGCATGAGGATCGCCCGCGGGCCGATGCGCTGGTGACGCGCACGCCGGGCCTGCTGCTGGGTATTCTGACCGCGGATTGCGCACCCGTATTGCTGGCCGATGCGGATGCCGGCGTGATCGGGGCAGCCCATGCGGGGTGGCGCGGGGCCCATGGCGGCGTGCTCGAAGCGGTAGTCGCGGAAATGGAAAGGCTTGGCGCCCGGCCTGAAAATATCGCCGCTTCCATCGGGCCGGCCATTGCGCAGCCGAGCTATGAAGTGGATGCGCCCTTTCGTGAAAAATTCGGCGAAGGGGACGAAATTTTCTTCATCCCGGGGCGGGAAGGGCGCTGGCAATTCGATCTCGAAGCCTATGTCGCGCGGCGGCTGGCGGATGCTGGAGTCGGCAGGATCGACCCACTCGGGCTGGATACTTATGCCGATCCTGAACGTTTTTTTTCCTATCGATTGGCCACCCATAATGGGGAACCTAATTACGGCCGGCAGATTTCCCTGATCGGTCTCGCCTGA
- the petA gene encoding ubiquinol-cytochrome c reductase iron-sulfur subunit: MATTTGSADTDTLATEEGVRRRDFINIAAVAAAGVGGVATLVPLISQMAPSKDVLAESTTELDISAIEPGQAIKAVFRKQPVFVRNLTQREIDEANAVPLSSLRDPQSLEERTLEGRQNWLVTMGVCTHLGCVPLGAAEGEPRGEFGGYFCPCHGSHYDTAARIRKGPAPTNLEVPDYEFTSDTTILIG; this comes from the coding sequence ATGGCAACCACCACTGGCAGTGCGGATACGGACACGCTGGCCACCGAAGAAGGTGTGCGTCGGCGCGATTTCATTAATATTGCTGCGGTCGCGGCGGCTGGCGTGGGCGGGGTTGCAACCCTGGTCCCGCTGATCAGCCAGATGGCGCCGTCCAAGGACGTGCTGGCCGAATCCACGACTGAACTGGATATCTCTGCGATCGAGCCGGGACAGGCAATCAAGGCGGTGTTCCGCAAACAGCCCGTTTTCGTGCGCAATCTGACGCAGCGCGAAATTGACGAGGCGAATGCGGTTCCGCTGTCCAGCCTTCGCGATCCGCAATCGCTGGAAGAGCGGACACTGGAAGGGCGCCAGAACTGGCTCGTGACGATGGGTGTCTGCACCCATCTGGGCTGCGTTCCCCTGGGTGCTGCAGAAGGTGAACCGCGCGGCGAATTCGGCGGTTATTTCTGCCCCTGTCACGGTTCGCACTATGATACCGCGGCGCGCATCCGCAAAGGCCCCGCGCCGACCAACCTGGAGGTTCCGGACTATGAGTTCACCTCCGACACGACCATCCTGATCGGCTGA
- a CDS encoding cytochrome b, producing MSFPWAKHYEPKAPVMRWIDDKLPLPRFVYNAIGAGYPVPRNLSYFWNFGVLAGFCLVLQIVTGVIMAMHYAANTQVAFDSIEHTMRDVNWGWLMRYAHANGASAFFVVVYIHIFRGLFYGSYKAPREMIWLLGVVIFLLMMATAFMGYVLPWGQMSFWGAKVITGLFGAIPGVGEPLQVWLLGGFAPDNAALNRFFSLHFLLPFVIAGVVILHIWALHIPGSSNPTGVEVKSESDTVPFHPYYTAKDGFGLGVFLIIYFAFVFFAPNYLGHPDNYIPANPLSTPAHIVPEWYFWPFYAILRAFTADFILPAKLWGVLAMFSAILCWFFLPWLDKSPVRSGHYRPLFKWFFVVLVVDMLVLFWLGGAPAEEPYVMFSQIATAYYFLHFLVILPIVSMVEKPKPLPFSITESVLGSDEQAVLGDKPAAAS from the coding sequence ATGAGCTTCCCCTGGGCCAAGCATTACGAACCCAAGGCGCCCGTGATGCGCTGGATCGACGACAAGCTGCCACTGCCGCGCTTCGTCTATAATGCGATCGGCGCTGGCTATCCGGTGCCGCGCAACCTTTCCTATTTCTGGAATTTTGGCGTTCTCGCCGGTTTCTGCCTCGTGCTGCAGATCGTCACCGGCGTGATCATGGCCATGCATTATGCGGCCAACACGCAGGTCGCCTTCGATTCCATCGAACACACGATGCGCGATGTGAACTGGGGCTGGTTGATGCGTTATGCGCATGCCAACGGCGCCAGTGCGTTCTTCGTGGTCGTTTACATCCACATCTTCCGTGGCCTGTTCTACGGCTCCTACAAGGCGCCGCGCGAAATGATCTGGCTGCTCGGCGTTGTCATCTTCCTGTTGATGATGGCCACTGCCTTCATGGGTTACGTGCTTCCCTGGGGGCAGATGAGCTTCTGGGGCGCCAAGGTGATCACCGGCCTGTTCGGGGCGATCCCGGGCGTTGGCGAACCGCTGCAAGTGTGGCTGCTGGGCGGGTTTGCGCCGGATAATGCCGCGCTTAACCGCTTCTTCTCGCTGCACTTCCTGCTGCCGTTCGTGATTGCCGGTGTTGTGATCCTGCATATCTGGGCGCTGCATATCCCCGGATCGTCGAATCCCACCGGCGTTGAAGTGAAGAGCGAAAGCGACACGGTGCCGTTCCACCCGTATTACACGGCGAAGGACGGCTTCGGGCTGGGCGTGTTCCTGATCATCTATTTCGCCTTCGTGTTCTTCGCGCCGAACTATCTTGGCCATCCGGACAACTACATTCCGGCGAACCCGCTCTCCACGCCTGCGCATATCGTTCCGGAATGGTATTTCTGGCCGTTCTACGCGATCCTGCGTGCTTTCACCGCGGACTTCATCCTCCCGGCAAAGCTGTGGGGCGTGCTCGCCATGTTCAGCGCGATCCTGTGCTGGTTCTTCTTGCCCTGGCTCGACAAGTCGCCGGTGCGGTCCGGCCATTATCGCCCGCTGTTCAAGTGGTTCTTCGTGGTTCTGGTCGTCGATATGCTCGTGCTGTTCTGGCTTGGCGGTGCGCCGGCTGAAGAGCCCTATGTGATGTTCAGCCAGATCGCGACTGCCTACTACTTCCTGCACTTCCTGGTGATTCTGCCGATCGTATCGATGGTAGAGAAACCGAAGCCGCTGCCCTTCTCGATCACCGAATCGGTTTTGGGCTCCGATGAGCAGGCAGTGCTGGGCGACAAGCCGGCTGCGGCCTCCTGA
- a CDS encoding cytochrome c1 — protein MTRLIGIVVGLGFSLVVLLAFVTGAYTAATEGLGAETAETVYYEHPMEVEFSSDGPFGTFDRQQLQRGYQVYKEVCAACHSLRHVAFRDLGQLGYTEAQVKAEAATWSVPAVDPNTGEATTQPGSPTDYFPSPYANDVAASAANGGKIPPDLSLITKARHDGGAYVHSLLVGYEEQPAELLERFPDAKSPVGTYYNPYFPALNIGMPPPLTTDGQVTYADGTEPTIDQMSEDVSAFLIWTAEPTLEKRHQTGWAVLGFLLFATILAYLAKKQVWSAVKPKKKA, from the coding sequence ATGACCCGTCTGATTGGTATCGTTGTTGGCCTTGGCTTCAGCCTTGTGGTGTTGCTGGCCTTCGTGACCGGCGCCTATACGGCTGCAACCGAAGGCCTTGGGGCCGAAACGGCCGAGACCGTCTATTACGAACACCCGATGGAGGTTGAATTCTCGAGCGACGGGCCTTTCGGCACCTTCGATCGTCAGCAGCTCCAGCGCGGTTATCAGGTCTATAAGGAAGTGTGCGCGGCCTGCCATTCTCTGCGCCATGTCGCCTTCCGCGACCTCGGCCAGCTTGGCTACACCGAAGCGCAGGTCAAGGCTGAGGCTGCGACCTGGTCGGTTCCCGCCGTCGATCCGAACACTGGCGAAGCGACAACGCAGCCGGGATCGCCGACGGATTATTTCCCGTCGCCCTACGCCAATGACGTGGCCGCTTCGGCCGCCAATGGTGGCAAGATCCCGCCGGATCTTTCGCTGATCACCAAGGCGCGCCACGATGGCGGTGCCTATGTCCACTCGCTGTTGGTGGGTTACGAGGAACAGCCGGCAGAACTGCTGGAACGCTTCCCCGATGCGAAATCGCCGGTTGGCACCTATTACAACCCGTACTTCCCGGCGCTCAACATCGGTATGCCGCCGCCTCTGACCACGGATGGCCAGGTCACCTATGCCGACGGTACCGAGCCGACGATTGACCAGATGTCGGAAGACGTATCCGCCTTCCTGATCTGGACTGCCGAGCCTACGCTCGAAAAGCGTCACCAGACGGGTTGGGCCGTGCTTGGCTTCCTGCTCTTCGCTACGATCCTGGCCTATCTTGCCAAGAAGCAAGTATGGTCGGCCGTGAAGCCCAAGAAGAAGGCTTGA
- a CDS encoding adenine phosphoribosyltransferase has product MSPEDLKALVRTVPDFPARGIQFRDITTLIAHGQGLAATMDHLVAYASKADVAAIAGIEARGFIFGAAIAARMGLGFIPLRKAGKLPVPSIGIDYDLEYGKARIELDPGAVDEGGRVLLVDDLLATGGTAKAGAALLRQAGAVVDHALFVIDLPELGGGNLLRENGIEVSALMQFAGH; this is encoded by the coding sequence ATGTCCCCTGAAGACCTCAAGGCACTGGTCCGCACGGTGCCGGACTTTCCGGCCCGCGGAATTCAGTTTCGCGATATCACCACGCTCATCGCCCATGGCCAAGGGCTTGCCGCGACGATGGATCACCTCGTGGCCTATGCAAGCAAGGCCGATGTGGCGGCCATTGCCGGTATCGAAGCACGCGGCTTTATCTTCGGTGCAGCCATCGCTGCCCGGATGGGCTTGGGCTTCATCCCGTTGCGCAAGGCGGGAAAGCTGCCCGTGCCTTCGATCGGGATCGATTATGATCTCGAATATGGTAAGGCGCGCATCGAACTCGATCCCGGCGCGGTAGACGAAGGTGGCCGCGTTCTTCTGGTGGACGATCTTCTGGCGACTGGCGGGACAGCCAAGGCAGGGGCTGCCCTGTTACGTCAGGCAGGGGCCGTGGTCGATCATGCGCTCTTTGTTATCGACCTGCCCGAACTTGGCGGCGGCAATCTGCTGCGGGAAAACGGCATCGAAGTATCTGCCCTGATGCAGTTTGCGGGGCATTGA
- a CDS encoding cation:proton antiporter: MEEQALVIALVGVLGIGAQWVAWRTGWPAIVLMLAAGFLAGPIFHVINPDEAFGSMLEPMISIGVALILFEGGLSLDFRELKKYGRAVSRLVLLGVPLAWLFGSLAAYYVAGLVWPVAILFAGILVVTGPTVVLPLLRQSNVKQRPAAMLKWEAIVNDPFGALCAVIAYEYFRLSADGATVFEVVPPMIIAAALSGLIGYAAAWIIAWSFPRGLVPEYLKVPVLLVAVVGVFVLCNMVEHEAGLLAVTVMGVALANMNVTSLRSIHPFKQNIAVLLVSGIFVLLSASLDFEQLRTFEWRFGLFLLAVLFLVRPATILLSLLFSDIPWNERLFLAWIAPRGIVLVAISGLFALRLNELGYADGSILIGLSFAVVVATIVAHGFTANIVARLLNVTGVERPGLLIVGATPWAIALAKQMHDLGTPVLLVDSSWGRLQPARASGIPTYHGEILNEATEHNIDLGHFQVLVAATDNEAYNALVCSEFAHDIGTDSVYQIGEAEDDGDHRKLPSSLKGRALFSSGLGVADLHKRQMEGWVFRRTKLSDRFNVEDARETLPEAANMLLLLKPDGKMRFFTHASAPEPQAGDTIVSYSPPRRKTPEEAAARKAAKTSAASRSAAT; the protein is encoded by the coding sequence ATGGAAGAACAGGCTCTCGTAATTGCCCTGGTGGGCGTCCTGGGCATCGGAGCCCAATGGGTGGCGTGGCGTACAGGCTGGCCAGCCATCGTGCTCATGCTTGCGGCCGGCTTCCTCGCCGGGCCGATTTTTCACGTAATCAACCCGGACGAAGCCTTTGGTTCCATGCTGGAGCCGATGATATCGATCGGCGTTGCCCTGATCCTGTTCGAAGGCGGCCTCAGTCTCGATTTCCGTGAGCTCAAGAAATATGGCCGCGCCGTGTCTAGGCTTGTGCTGCTGGGTGTCCCGCTCGCCTGGCTGTTCGGCTCGCTAGCCGCTTATTATGTCGCCGGCCTGGTCTGGCCGGTTGCGATTCTCTTCGCCGGCATCCTTGTCGTAACGGGCCCGACTGTGGTCCTGCCGTTGCTGCGCCAGTCCAATGTGAAGCAGCGACCTGCCGCAATGTTGAAGTGGGAAGCGATCGTCAACGACCCGTTCGGGGCACTTTGCGCCGTCATTGCCTACGAATATTTTCGGCTTTCAGCCGATGGTGCGACCGTGTTCGAAGTGGTGCCCCCGATGATCATCGCGGCGGCACTGTCCGGCCTGATCGGCTATGCTGCGGCATGGATCATTGCCTGGTCCTTCCCGCGCGGTCTGGTGCCGGAATATCTGAAAGTCCCCGTCCTGCTTGTCGCCGTGGTCGGCGTGTTCGTGCTCTGCAATATGGTGGAGCATGAGGCCGGCCTGCTTGCTGTGACAGTCATGGGCGTGGCCCTTGCCAATATGAATGTTACCAGCCTGCGAAGCATTCATCCTTTCAAGCAGAATATCGCCGTGCTGCTCGTATCGGGCATTTTCGTGCTTCTTTCGGCCAGCCTCGATTTTGAACAATTGCGCACATTCGAATGGCGCTTCGGCCTGTTCCTGCTTGCCGTGCTGTTCCTGGTGCGCCCGGCCACGATCCTGCTCAGCCTGCTGTTCAGCGATATTCCGTGGAACGAGCGCTTGTTCCTCGCCTGGATCGCGCCGCGCGGCATCGTGCTGGTCGCGATTTCCGGCCTGTTCGCCCTGCGCCTCAACGAACTCGGCTATGCCGACGGTTCAATCCTGATCGGGCTGAGCTTCGCAGTCGTGGTCGCCACGATCGTCGCACATGGTTTCACCGCCAACATCGTGGCGCGGCTGCTGAACGTAACGGGGGTTGAAAGGCCAGGCCTGCTTATCGTGGGGGCGACGCCATGGGCCATCGCGCTTGCCAAGCAGATGCATGATCTGGGCACCCCGGTCCTGCTGGTCGATTCCAGCTGGGGGCGGCTTCAGCCCGCGCGCGCATCAGGCATACCGACCTATCACGGGGAGATCCTGAACGAGGCGACGGAGCATAATATCGACCTGGGCCATTTCCAGGTCCTGGTCGCTGCCACGGACAACGAAGCCTATAACGCGCTCGTCTGTTCGGAATTCGCCCATGATATCGGAACCGATTCGGTCTATCAGATCGGGGAAGCGGAAGATGATGGCGATCACCGCAAGCTGCCCTCCTCGCTCAAGGGGCGTGCGCTGTTTTCATCCGGTCTCGGCGTGGCGGATCTGCACAAGCGGCAGATGGAAGGCTGGGTGTTCCGCCGCACCAAATTGTCTGACCGTTTCAATGTTGAAGACGCCAGGGAAACGCTGCCCGAAGCGGCCAATATGCTGCTTTTGCTGAAGCCTGACGGGAAAATGCGTTTCTTCACTCACGCCAGTGCACCCGAACCCCAGGCGGGCGATACGATCGTGAGCTATTCGCCGCCGCGCCGGAAGACGCCGGAGGAGGCCGCCGCCAGGAAGGCGGCCAAGACCTCTGCTGCGTCCAGATCCGCGGCCACGTAA
- a CDS encoding OmpA family protein — MKLDPRRTAVLAAAALLALSGCKIKDDGEAQPQPEPAATATPEPEATASETPAASIIRPDVTPTPVLDLPPAPVEETVPFPQGGYELNEDARRVLARVMESDALAEGWPIVLRGHTDSEGTDSGNLIASEKRAETVAAWLVDNGVGHERIEIIALGEQRPVAPNAKLDGTPDEAGRARNRRVDIWIGPAGTNPEAPPAEEEAGPEAAKEGGRSEGA; from the coding sequence ATGAAACTCGATCCGCGAAGAACCGCCGTGCTGGCCGCTGCCGCGCTGCTGGCGCTTTCGGGATGCAAGATTAAGGATGACGGCGAGGCACAGCCGCAACCGGAACCCGCCGCAACCGCGACGCCGGAACCCGAGGCAACGGCCAGCGAAACCCCTGCCGCTTCCATTATCCGCCCCGATGTCACGCCTACTCCGGTGCTGGATCTGCCGCCCGCCCCTGTCGAGGAAACGGTGCCCTTCCCCCAGGGGGGATATGAGCTGAATGAAGACGCCCGGCGGGTGCTGGCCCGGGTGATGGAATCCGATGCCCTGGCTGAAGGCTGGCCCATCGTGCTGCGCGGCCACACCGATTCCGAAGGAACGGATAGCGGAAATCTCATCGCATCGGAAAAGCGGGCGGAAACCGTGGCTGCCTGGCTGGTGGACAATGGCGTAGGCCATGAAAGGATTGAAATCATTGCCTTGGGCGAACAGCGCCCGGTGGCACCGAATGCGAAGCTGGACGGCACGCCGGACGAAGCCGGCCGCGCGCGTAACCGCCGCGTGGACATCTGGATCGGCCCGGCCGGCACCAATCCGGAAGCACCGCCCGCTGAAGAAGAAGCCGGGCCTGAAGCAGCGAAAGAGGGTGGCAGGTCCGAGGGTGCTTGA